Proteins encoded together in one Planctopirus ephydatiae window:
- a CDS encoding TolC family protein, giving the protein MWSRERILRWRWLSVVVAIITLPGPGCARYQPTPAANIGIDTSHYEAMGRKIEYPKIEKVSDEQILEATSAPISLSSETPTEYLDLSLEEVMRLGLAQSKAFRDLGGLVLRSPEIVRTKNDPAIAQTDPRFGIEAALSAFDAQVAASAMWEKNDRALNNQFFGGGTRLLTQDFNVYQAQISKTAATGSNFAIRNYTQYDANNAPGNFFPSAWTTWYEGEVRQPLLQGAGVDFNRIAGPNAQPGLINGVVIARINSDISLADFEVGVRNYVSDVENCYWDLSFAWRDLESKIAARDAALETWRRIRALYEQGRRGGEAEKEAQAREQYFRFQEEAQNALHGRLLDGTRTNNGSTGGTFRGTGGVFVCERRLRLLIGMPINDGRLIRTADEPSAAKLSYSWESTLGEALSRRVELRRQKWQVRKRELELQANKNFLKPQLDAMARYRFRGFGKDLLPDGTGGEFGDAYSNLTSGNFQEWQLGLEFSMPLGFRQAYTAVRNAELQLARDRALLFEQERSVIHDLSNAIADVDRSYQIVETALNRRMAAREQVEAVQAAFDADNATVDLLLEAQRRMADADISYFRAVIEYSLSIKNVQLEKGTLFDYNEISLEEGPWPEQAYCDALERQLRTHPASRFDHPKQLAPQVSEGPMIQTLAPALNEPQGTTFPPVEGGSVLYDDQAIDAPGSPEATQLFDKVLSSPPQPAGNSPAFIPPAPGANENESSPEFDPAFK; this is encoded by the coding sequence ACCGATCTCGCTCAGCAGCGAAACACCGACAGAGTACCTTGATCTTTCGCTTGAAGAAGTGATGCGACTGGGTCTGGCACAATCCAAGGCCTTCCGCGATCTGGGTGGATTAGTGCTAAGATCTCCTGAGATTGTGCGTACCAAGAATGATCCTGCAATTGCACAGACGGATCCCAGGTTCGGGATCGAAGCTGCACTCAGTGCATTTGATGCACAGGTGGCCGCCAGTGCCATGTGGGAGAAAAACGACCGCGCACTGAATAACCAGTTCTTTGGTGGTGGGACGCGGCTCCTCACTCAGGATTTCAACGTCTATCAGGCTCAGATCTCGAAAACAGCCGCGACGGGTTCGAATTTTGCCATTCGCAACTACACCCAATACGATGCCAACAATGCACCCGGGAACTTCTTCCCCAGCGCGTGGACAACCTGGTACGAAGGTGAAGTTCGTCAGCCATTGCTGCAAGGCGCCGGGGTCGATTTTAATCGGATTGCCGGGCCCAATGCCCAGCCTGGCCTGATCAACGGTGTGGTGATTGCCCGGATCAATTCGGATATCTCACTGGCTGATTTTGAAGTTGGTGTCCGCAACTACGTGAGTGATGTTGAGAACTGCTACTGGGATCTGTCATTCGCGTGGCGAGATCTGGAATCGAAGATCGCCGCCCGTGATGCCGCACTCGAAACCTGGCGTCGCATTCGGGCCTTGTATGAACAAGGTCGACGCGGCGGCGAAGCCGAAAAAGAAGCTCAGGCTCGTGAGCAGTACTTCCGTTTTCAGGAAGAAGCCCAGAACGCACTGCATGGACGCTTGCTCGATGGCACACGAACCAACAACGGCAGTACCGGGGGGACCTTCCGCGGGACAGGCGGAGTGTTTGTATGCGAACGCCGGCTGCGATTGCTGATTGGCATGCCCATCAACGATGGCCGACTCATTCGAACTGCCGACGAACCGTCGGCTGCCAAGCTTTCATACTCCTGGGAATCGACTCTTGGTGAAGCACTTTCACGACGAGTTGAACTCCGCCGCCAGAAGTGGCAGGTTCGCAAACGTGAACTCGAACTTCAGGCCAACAAGAACTTTCTTAAACCTCAACTTGATGCGATGGCCCGATACCGCTTCCGTGGCTTCGGCAAAGATCTGTTGCCAGATGGAACAGGTGGCGAGTTTGGCGATGCCTATTCGAACCTGACGTCGGGGAACTTCCAGGAGTGGCAGTTAGGTCTCGAGTTCTCCATGCCTTTAGGATTTCGTCAGGCTTATACCGCCGTTCGCAATGCGGAATTGCAACTGGCCCGTGATCGTGCGTTACTTTTCGAGCAGGAACGATCAGTCATCCACGACTTGAGCAACGCCATTGCCGACGTGGATCGATCCTACCAGATTGTCGAAACTGCACTGAACCGCCGCATGGCTGCGCGAGAGCAGGTTGAAGCGGTTCAAGCGGCCTTTGACGCCGACAATGCGACGGTTGACCTGCTGCTCGAAGCTCAGCGGCGGATGGCTGATGCCGACATTTCCTACTTCCGGGCAGTCATCGAATACTCGCTGTCTATCAAGAACGTCCAACTCGAGAAAGGAACGTTGTTCGATTACAACGAAATCTCGCTCGAAGAAGGGCCCTGGCCAGAACAAGCTTATTGCGATGCTCTCGAGCGGCAACTGCGTACTCACCCGGCCAGCCGGTTCGATCATCCTAAACAGTTGGCGCCACAGGTCAGCGAAGGCCCGATGATTCAGACTCTGGCACCGGCTCTGAATGAACCGCAGGGGACGACATTCCCACCGGTTGAGGGAGGCTCTGTCCTCTACGATGACCAGGCCATTGACGCCCCCGGTTCACCAGAAGCCACACAGCTCTTTGATAAAGTTCTCTCGTCACCGCCTCAGCCGGCAGGGAACTCGCCTGCGTTCATCCCACCGGCTCCAGGGGCCAACGAAAACGAATCCAGTCCGGAATTTGATCCCGCATTCAAATAG
- a CDS encoding NIPSNAP family protein — translation MSRLISHAQTPNTSKSENNHASALDDRTIQALQSSCSSPSTFRKTLLLWALASLIGGGLGYGYTLKISQAEANRAETKKLYELRTYTALPGRLDALNKRFRDHTTQLFAKHGMTNVIYLTPANGDNKLIYLIAHENETAAAASWKAFREDPAWKAAREASEADGKIVEKVESVYLNATDYSPMK, via the coding sequence ATGAGTCGACTCATCTCTCACGCGCAGACACCTAACACTTCCAAGTCCGAAAACAATCATGCATCGGCTCTGGATGACCGTACGATTCAGGCCTTGCAGTCATCGTGCAGCAGCCCTTCCACTTTCCGGAAGACCCTGTTGCTGTGGGCCTTGGCCTCACTGATCGGTGGCGGGCTGGGATACGGTTACACATTAAAAATTTCGCAGGCCGAAGCGAACCGGGCAGAGACCAAAAAGCTCTACGAACTGAGGACTTACACGGCACTACCCGGGCGGCTCGATGCGCTGAACAAACGCTTTCGCGATCACACCACTCAGCTTTTCGCTAAGCATGGGATGACGAATGTGATCTATCTCACACCGGCCAATGGTGACAATAAACTCATTTATCTGATTGCCCATGAGAACGAAACTGCTGCGGCAGCCTCATGGAAGGCCTTTCGCGAAGATCCTGCGTGGAAAGCGGCACGCGAAGCCTCTGAGGCAGACGGCAAGATTGTCGAGAAGGTGGAATCGGTTTATCTGAATGCAACCGATTACTCTCCCATGAAATAG
- a CDS encoding heavy metal translocating P-type ATPase: protein MPVPPARTSSLLTILEPHRETDPVCGMSVDPAHASGSLVHAGTTYYFCARSCLIKFRANPEVYLSPDAIRHDCAQSTPAAPGQTYICPMDPEVVQSAPGSCPICGMALEPSQPTFQAGPDPEWLLLSSRLRWAILLGLPVFVIAMLGMLPARATMQWLHANLSWLNWIQLLLTTPIVFYCGWPFFERAWKSILSRNPNMFTLIALGVGTAYLYSLLATIIPGQFPTSFHMQAMNTSPEAQVVEPHFAPVVEPYFDSAAVIIMLVLVGQLMELRARQATGEAIRSLLSLTPPKARLWHPSGREEEIALDHVLVGDRLLVRPGETIPVDGVVLEGTSDVNESMMTGESLPVEKHPGCSLLGGTTNGSSPLLFEAQHVGTETMLARIIASVSEAQRTRAPIEQLVNHVSRYFVGTVVLVALTAWAGHSFLGGPEGWQRGLIHAVSVLVIACPCALGLATPMAVTVGMGRGARMGILFRNAEAIETLRAIDTLVIDKTGTLTLGQPELTAIFPETGFDESTVLLWAAAVELGSEHPLSKAIVAGARAKNLTIEMAHEIKTAPGLGIAGRVQGHAIQIGNARFLEQAGLKVDQWQKARFQQQDGQIVILMAIDQQPAATFLLADQVRPSAAEMLSKLRGQGLRIVMLTGDRQSTAAHLANKLGITEVIAEVLPDEKAAVIAELQQQGRVVAMAGDGINDAPALARANVGIAMGTGTDVAIQSAAVTLVKGDLSGIVRAMELSQATSRTIRQNLLLAFGYNAICIPVAALGWITPMWASAAMSLSSVSVILNSLRLRR from the coding sequence ATGCCTGTGCCACCTGCCAGAACATCCTCTCTGCTGACCATTCTCGAACCGCATCGAGAAACAGATCCGGTTTGTGGGATGTCTGTCGATCCAGCCCATGCTTCAGGTTCCCTGGTACATGCCGGCACCACCTATTACTTCTGCGCCCGCTCCTGCCTGATCAAGTTCCGTGCAAATCCAGAAGTCTATTTATCCCCCGATGCGATTCGTCACGATTGTGCACAGTCCACACCCGCTGCCCCGGGTCAAACATACATCTGCCCCATGGATCCCGAAGTTGTCCAATCCGCACCAGGTAGCTGCCCCATTTGCGGCATGGCTCTGGAACCGTCACAACCCACATTTCAAGCAGGGCCCGATCCCGAATGGCTGCTGCTCTCATCCCGTTTGCGCTGGGCCATTCTTTTGGGTCTCCCTGTTTTTGTCATTGCGATGCTGGGCATGCTCCCTGCGCGTGCCACCATGCAGTGGCTGCATGCCAATCTGTCATGGCTCAACTGGATTCAATTGCTTCTGACCACGCCGATCGTCTTCTATTGCGGCTGGCCCTTCTTTGAGCGCGCCTGGAAGTCGATCCTCAGTCGTAACCCGAATATGTTCACGCTCATCGCCTTAGGTGTCGGTACGGCTTACCTCTACAGCCTGCTGGCCACGATCATTCCCGGGCAGTTCCCGACTTCATTTCATATGCAGGCCATGAACACCTCGCCTGAAGCCCAAGTCGTTGAACCTCATTTCGCTCCTGTCGTGGAGCCGTATTTTGATAGTGCCGCAGTGATCATCATGCTGGTGCTCGTCGGGCAGTTGATGGAACTGAGGGCTCGCCAGGCGACTGGCGAAGCGATTCGCTCGCTATTGTCGCTCACTCCACCGAAAGCCAGATTATGGCATCCATCAGGGAGAGAAGAGGAAATTGCCCTTGATCATGTGCTGGTGGGTGATCGATTACTGGTTCGACCTGGTGAGACGATCCCTGTCGATGGTGTTGTTCTCGAAGGAACCAGCGACGTTAATGAATCGATGATGACTGGGGAATCGTTACCCGTGGAAAAACATCCCGGGTGCTCGTTACTGGGTGGCACAACCAATGGCTCAAGCCCGTTGCTGTTTGAAGCACAGCATGTGGGAACAGAGACGATGCTGGCCCGCATTATTGCCTCAGTCTCTGAAGCCCAGCGGACCAGAGCCCCTATCGAACAACTCGTCAATCACGTCTCCCGATACTTTGTGGGAACGGTGGTGCTGGTGGCTCTGACGGCATGGGCTGGCCATAGCTTTCTAGGTGGCCCTGAAGGCTGGCAACGAGGGTTGATTCATGCGGTTTCTGTCTTGGTGATTGCCTGCCCCTGTGCCTTGGGCCTGGCTACGCCAATGGCGGTGACAGTGGGGATGGGGCGTGGTGCCCGTATGGGGATCCTCTTTCGAAATGCCGAAGCGATTGAAACCTTACGTGCGATCGATACGCTCGTCATCGACAAAACCGGCACGCTCACACTGGGCCAACCCGAACTGACAGCCATCTTCCCAGAGACCGGTTTCGATGAGTCCACTGTGCTGCTGTGGGCTGCAGCTGTCGAACTGGGAAGTGAGCATCCATTATCGAAAGCGATCGTGGCCGGTGCTCGTGCAAAAAACCTGACCATCGAAATGGCCCATGAGATCAAGACAGCCCCGGGCCTGGGCATTGCCGGTCGGGTGCAGGGTCATGCGATTCAGATTGGCAATGCCCGCTTCCTGGAGCAAGCTGGGCTCAAGGTTGACCAGTGGCAAAAGGCCCGTTTTCAGCAGCAGGATGGGCAGATCGTCATCCTCATGGCGATCGATCAGCAACCCGCAGCCACGTTCCTGCTGGCCGATCAGGTGCGGCCATCGGCTGCCGAGATGCTGAGTAAGCTTCGTGGACAAGGGCTCCGCATCGTCATGCTGACGGGCGATCGACAAAGCACGGCAGCACATCTCGCCAATAAGCTGGGAATCACGGAAGTGATCGCCGAAGTTCTACCCGATGAAAAGGCAGCGGTGATTGCAGAGCTTCAGCAGCAAGGGCGTGTTGTGGCGATGGCAGGGGACGGCATCAACGATGCACCGGCTCTGGCTCGGGCCAATGTGGGTATTGCCATGGGAACAGGGACAGATGTCGCCATCCAGAGTGCTGCCGTCACACTGGTCAAAGGAGATCTGTCGGGCATTGTCCGGGCCATGGAACTGAGCCAGGCTACCTCGCGAACGATTCGCCAGAACCTGCTACTCGCCTTCGGCTACAACGCCATCTGCATCCCGGTGGCGGCGTTGGGCTGGATTACTCCCATGTGGGCCAGTGCCGCCATGAGCCTCAGTTCGGTCAGCGTGATTCTGAATTCGTTACGCCTGCGAAGATGA